The nucleotide sequence CGCTCGGCGCTACGGGGCCGATCCTGCGGGCCGCCGGACTCCCGCACGACCTGCGCAAGTCCGACCCGTACTGCGGCTACGAGAACTACGACTTCGAGATCCCGACCGCGGAGACCTGCGACTCCTACGGCCGCTTCCTGATCCGGCTTGAGGAGATGCGGCAGTCGCTGCGGATCGTCGAGCAGATCCTGGACCGGCTCGAACCCGGCCCGGTCATGGTCGCGGACAAGAAGATCGCCTGGCCCGCGCAGCTCGCGCTCGGCCCGGACGGACTCGGCAACTCGCTCGACCACATCAAGAACATCATGGGCACGTCCATGGAGGCTCTGATCCATCACTTCAAACTGGTGACGGAGGGCTTCCGCGTCCCGGCGGGACAGGCGTACGCGGCGGTCGAGTCGCCCAAGGGCGAACTCGGCGCGCACGTCGTCTCCGACGGGGGCACGCGCCCGTACCGGGTCCACTTCAGGGACCCGTCCTTCACCAATCTCCAGGCCATGGCCGCGATGTGTGAGGGCGGCCAGGTCGCCGACGTCATCGTCGCTGTCGCGTCCATCGACCCCGTGATGGGAGGCGTCGACCGGTGACGACCACACCCGCCAACTCCGAGGTCAGCCTGGGGATGCCCCAGCTGCCCGCCCCGGACTTCCCGGCCGATGTGCGGGCCAGGCTGGAGACCGACGCGAAGGAGATCATCGCGCGCTACCCGGGCTCCAGGTCGGCGCTGCTGCCGCTGCTGCACCTCGTGCAGTCGGAGGAGGGCTACGTCTCCCGTACGGGCATGGCGTTCTGCGCCGACCAACTCGGCCTGACGACCGCCGAGGTCACGGCCGTCGCGACCTTCTACACCATGTACCGGCGCAAGCCGAGCGGTGACTACCAGGTCGGCGTCTGCACCAACACGCTCTGCGCGGTGATGGGCGGCGACGCCATCTTCGACGAACTGAAGCAGCACCTCGGGGTCGGCAACGACGAGACCACCGAGGACGGCAAGGTCACCCTCGAACACATCGAGTGCAACGCGGCCTGCGACTTCGCCCCCGTGGTGATGGTCAACTGGGAGTTCTTCGACAACCAGACGCCGGACAGCGCCAAGCAGCTCGTCGACGACCTGCGGGAGGGCCGTCCCGTCGCGCCCACCCGTGGCGCACCGCTGTGCACGTACAAGGAGACGGCCAGGATCCTCGCCGGGTTCCCCGACGAGCGCCCCGGTGCCGTCGAGGCGACCGGCGGCGCGGGACCCGCCTCGCTGATCGGTCTGCGGCTCGCCAGGGGCGAGAGCACCCAGCGTGTGGTGTCGCCGCGCGGCGGGGACGACGCGGCCGCTCCCAAGGACGCACCGCAGCCCGGCTCCCAGCACCTCAGCTCGCACGACGCACCGCAGGACACCTCGGCCTCCGACCCCGCGCACCCCGCCGGGCCCGCAGCCGAGGAGGGGGAGTGATGACGACCATGCCGACCGAAGTCGACGAGCACGGCACCAGCCCGGAGAAACTCCTGGCACCGGTCCTGTCCGCGTTCTGGGACCAGCCGGAGTCCTGGACGCTGGACACCTACCAGCGGCACGACGGCTACGAGGGACTGAAGAAGGCCCTCGCGATGTCGCCCGACGACCTCATCGCTTACGTCAAGGACGCGGGTCTGCGCGGCCGTGGCGGCGCCGGCTTCCCGACCGGGATGAAGTGGCAGTTCATCCCGCAGGGCGACGGCAAGCCGCACTATCTCGTCGTCAACGCCGACGAGTCGGAGCCCGGCACCTGCAAGGACATGCCGCTCCTCTTCGCCAACCCGCACTCCCTCATCGAGGGCATCGTGATCGCCTGTTACGCGATCCGCTCCTCGCTCGCCTTCATCTACGTACGCGGCGAGGTCGTGCCGGTCCTGCGCAGGCTGCACGAAGCCGTGCGCGAGGCGTACGAGGCCGGCTACCTCGGCAAGGACATCCTGGGCAGCGGACTCGACCTCGACATCGTCGTGCACGCGGGCGCCGGCGCGTACATCTGCGGTGAGGAAACCGCGCTGCTCGACTCCCTGGAGGGCCGTCGCGGACAGCCCAGGCTGCGTCCTCCCTTCCCCGCGGTCGCGGGGCTCTACGCATGCCCCACTGTGGTGAACAACGTGGAGTCCATCGCGTCCGTTCCCGCGATCCTGCAGCGCGGCAAGGACTGGTTCAAATCGATGGGCAGCGAGAAGTCCCCGGGCTTCACGCTCTACTCGCTCAGCGGCCACGTCGCCAACCCCGGCCAGTACGAGGGCCCGCTCGGGCTCACCCTGCGCCAGCTGCTCGACATGGGCGGCGGCATCAGGGCGGGCCACCGGCTCAAGTTCTGGACGCCCGGCGGCTCTTCGACGCCGATGTTCACCGAGGAGCACCTCGACGTCGCCCTGGACTACGAGGGCGTCGGCGCGGCCGGCTCCATGCTCGGCACCAAGGCGCTCCAGTGCTTCGACGAGACGACCTGTGTCGTACGGGCCGTCACCCGCTGGACCGAGTTCTACGCCCACGAGTCCTGCGGCAAGTGCACGCCGTGCCGTGAAGGCACCTACTGGCTCGTCCAGTTGCTGCGCGACATCGAGGCGGGCAAGGGCCAGATGTCCGACCTGGACAAGCTGAACGACATCGCCGACACGATCAACGGCAAGTCGTTCTGCGCGCTCGGCGACGGCGCCGCCGCCCCGATCTTCTCCTCGCTCAAGTACTTCCGCGAGGAGTACGAGCAGCACATCACGGGCAAGGGCTGCCCCCTCGACCCCGCGAAGTCCACCGTGTGGGCAGACCAGCACAACCCGCACCTGGAGGTGAACGCATGACAGTCACCACGTCCGCTCCCTCCGGCGGCGGCGAGGCGGCGGTCCCGCCGGAAGATCTCGTCTCGCTGACGATCGACGGCATCGAGATCTCCGTCCCCAAGGGGACCCTGGTGATCCGCGCCGCCGAACTGCTCGGCATCGAGATCCCGCGCTTCTGCGACCATCCGCTGCTCGACCCGGTCGGCGCCTGCCGGCAGTGCATCGTGGAGGTCGAGGGCCAGCGCAAGCCGATGGCCTCCTGCACGATCACCTGCACCGACGGCATGGTCGTCAAGTCGCAGCTGTCGTCGCCCGTCGCCGAGAAGGCCCAGCGCGGGGTGATGGAGCTGCTGCTCATCAACCACCCGCTGGACTGCCCGGTCTGCGACAAGGGCGGCGAGTGCCCGCTGCAGAACCAGGCCATGCAGGTCGGCGACCCGGACACCCGGTTCGAAGGCCGCAAGCGCACCTACGAGAAGCCGGTCCCGATCTCGACCCAGGTGCTGCTCGACCGTGAGCGCTGCGTGCTGTGCGCCCGCTGCACCCGGTTCTCCAACCAGGTCGCCGGCGACCCGATGATCGAGCTGATCGAGCGCGGCGCGCTGGAGCAGGTCGGCACCGGCGAGGGCGACCCGTTCGCCTCGTACTTCTCCGGCAACACCATCCAGATCTGCCCGGTCGGCGCGCTGACCTCGGCGGCGTACCGGTTCCGCTCCCGCCCCTTCGACCTGGTGTCGTCGCCGAGCGTCTGCGAGCACTGCGCGGGCGGTTGCGCGACCCGTACCGACCACCGGCGCGGCAAGGTCATGCGGCGGCTGGCCGCCGACGACCCCGAGGTCAACGAGGAGTGGATCTGCGACAAGGGGCGGTTCGGCTTCCGTTACGCGCAGAAGCCCGACCGGCTCACCACCCCGCTGGTACGCGGCGACGACGGCATCCTGGCACCCGCCAGCTGGCCCGAGGCGCTGGAGGCCGCCGCCCGCGGCCTCGCGGCGGCGCGCGGCAGGGCCGGGGTGCTGACCGGCGGCCGGCTCACCGTCGAGGACGCCTACGCGTACGCGAAGTTCGCGCGGGTCGCCCTCGAAACCAACGACATCGACTTCCGCGCGCGCGTGCACAGCAGCGAGGAGGCCGACTTCCTGGCGTCCCAGGTCGCGGGCCACGGCCACGACCTGGACGGCACGGGCGTCACCAACGCCAAGCTGGAGAAGGCCCCGGCCGTCCTGCTCGTCGGGTTCGAGTCCGAGGAGGAGGCGCCCGGCGTCTTCCTGCGGCTGCGCAAGGCGTACCGCAAGCACGGCCAGCGCACCTTCTCGCTCGCCACGCACGCGACGCCCGGCCTGGCGAAGGCGGGCGGCACGCTGCTGCCCGCCGCCCCCGGCACCGAGACCGAGTGGCTGGACGCGCTCGCCTCCGGCACCGGGCTGGACGGCGACGGCGCGACGGCGTCCGAGGCGCTGCGCGCGCCCGGCGCCGTGATCGTCGTCGGCGAGCGGCTGGCCGC is from Streptomyces sp. NBC_00370 and encodes:
- the nuoE gene encoding NADH-quinone oxidoreductase subunit NuoE; translation: MPQLPAPDFPADVRARLETDAKEIIARYPGSRSALLPLLHLVQSEEGYVSRTGMAFCADQLGLTTAEVTAVATFYTMYRRKPSGDYQVGVCTNTLCAVMGGDAIFDELKQHLGVGNDETTEDGKVTLEHIECNAACDFAPVVMVNWEFFDNQTPDSAKQLVDDLREGRPVAPTRGAPLCTYKETARILAGFPDERPGAVEATGGAGPASLIGLRLARGESTQRVVSPRGGDDAAAPKDAPQPGSQHLSSHDAPQDTSASDPAHPAGPAAEEGE
- the nuoF gene encoding NADH-quinone oxidoreductase subunit NuoF, encoding MTTMPTEVDEHGTSPEKLLAPVLSAFWDQPESWTLDTYQRHDGYEGLKKALAMSPDDLIAYVKDAGLRGRGGAGFPTGMKWQFIPQGDGKPHYLVVNADESEPGTCKDMPLLFANPHSLIEGIVIACYAIRSSLAFIYVRGEVVPVLRRLHEAVREAYEAGYLGKDILGSGLDLDIVVHAGAGAYICGEETALLDSLEGRRGQPRLRPPFPAVAGLYACPTVVNNVESIASVPAILQRGKDWFKSMGSEKSPGFTLYSLSGHVANPGQYEGPLGLTLRQLLDMGGGIRAGHRLKFWTPGGSSTPMFTEEHLDVALDYEGVGAAGSMLGTKALQCFDETTCVVRAVTRWTEFYAHESCGKCTPCREGTYWLVQLLRDIEAGKGQMSDLDKLNDIADTINGKSFCALGDGAAAPIFSSLKYFREEYEQHITGKGCPLDPAKSTVWADQHNPHLEVNA
- a CDS encoding NADH-quinone oxidoreductase subunit G; amino-acid sequence: MTVTTSAPSGGGEAAVPPEDLVSLTIDGIEISVPKGTLVIRAAELLGIEIPRFCDHPLLDPVGACRQCIVEVEGQRKPMASCTITCTDGMVVKSQLSSPVAEKAQRGVMELLLINHPLDCPVCDKGGECPLQNQAMQVGDPDTRFEGRKRTYEKPVPISTQVLLDRERCVLCARCTRFSNQVAGDPMIELIERGALEQVGTGEGDPFASYFSGNTIQICPVGALTSAAYRFRSRPFDLVSSPSVCEHCAGGCATRTDHRRGKVMRRLAADDPEVNEEWICDKGRFGFRYAQKPDRLTTPLVRGDDGILAPASWPEALEAAARGLAAARGRAGVLTGGRLTVEDAYAYAKFARVALETNDIDFRARVHSSEEADFLASQVAGHGHDLDGTGVTNAKLEKAPAVLLVGFESEEEAPGVFLRLRKAYRKHGQRTFSLATHATPGLAKAGGTLLPAAPGTETEWLDALASGTGLDGDGATASEALRAPGAVIVVGERLAAVPGGLTAAAKAATAAGAYLVWIPRRAGERGAVEAGALPSLLPGGRPATDPRAREETAAVWGVRELPHSYGRDTGQIVEAARTGELGALVVAGVEVADLPDPAGALAALDAVGFLVSLELRPSEVTDRADVVFPVAAVPEKPGTFLNWEGRARLFEAALKPEQMTRQLAPSDARVLHMLADTLDVHFALPDLRSVRAELDRLGGWEGPRAGTPVESAVPVPRPGDGEAVLAGHRLLLDQGKLQEGDEALAGTRHEAVARLSATTAAETGVKDGDALTVTGPAGAVTLPLRVTAMPDRVVWLPLNSTGGGVLADTGSRPGTLVRIGPAAQEAATPAPEVRA